One Pseudochaenichthys georgianus chromosome 4, fPseGeo1.2, whole genome shotgun sequence DNA window includes the following coding sequences:
- the foxq1b gene encoding forkhead box protein Q1b, with the protein MKLEVFSAHHFAQKPVELCLDAEGGIPSPLSGDELGSDGDFVANSPAPVAPSGEASKGKPYTRRPKPPYSYIALIAMAIRESSSGRLTLAEINDYLMKKFPFFRGSYTGWRNSVRHNLSLNDCFLKVLRDPSRPWGKDNYWMLNPHSEYTFADGVFRRRRKRIAKRSGKERESTDILSEDTRLPEERVGVKFSSSFAIDSILSTPFKRREDIHVDAQTHAPRFYWSPGAHILPYTLSYPAQYLSEGAYSSTEPGRDALTYLQHTPPEAALHALNMPNKARGFQIDSLLS; encoded by the coding sequence ATGAAACTAGAAGTTTTCTCTGCACACCACTTCGCGCAGAAGCCGGTGGAGTTGTGCCTAGACGCAGAGGGGGGAATCCCGTCTCCTCTATCCGGGGACGAGCTGGGGTCGGACGGGGACTTCGTGGCCAACAGCCCGGCACCTGTCGCCCCGAGCGGGGAAGCCAGCAAGGGGAAGCCCTACACCCGCAGACCCAAGCCACCTTACTCCTACATCGCCCTCATCGCCATGGCGATCCGGGAGTCCAGCAGCGGCCGCCTCACCCTGGCGGAGATCAACGACTATCTGATGAAGAAGTTCCCGTTTTTCCGCGGCAGCTACACCGGCTGGAGGAACTCGGTGCGCCACAACTTGTCCCTGAACGACTGCTTCCTCAAAGTTCTGCGGGACCCCTCCAGACCCTGGGGCAAGGACAACTACTGGATGCTCAACCCGCATAGCGAGTACACCTTCGCGGACGGGGTGTTCCGCCGCAGGAGGAAGCGCATCGCCAAGAGGTCCGGCAAGGAGCGGGAGAGCACGGACATCCTGAGCGAGGACACACGCCTCCCGGAGGAGAGGGTGGGGGTCAAGTTTTCCAGCTCCTTCGCCATCGACAGCATCCTCAGCACACCCTTCAAACGGAGGGAGGACATCCACGTGGATGCACAGACCCACGCCCCCCGGTTCTACTGGTCCCCAGGGGCCCACATACTGCCTTACACTCTGAGCTACCCGGCACAGTACTTGTCAGAGGGGGCGTACAGCAGCACGGAGCCCGGCAGGGATGCACTCACATACCTCCAGCACACACCACCTGAGGCCGCTCTGCACGCGCTTAATATGCCCAACAAGGCGCGAGGTTTCCAAATAGACTCCCTGCTCTCATAA
- the foxf2b gene encoding forkhead box protein F2: MTTETPQQQLDPPPPLRSSPASGVLHPDMLSSQAATESSSSIKGKKTTSGLRRPEKPPYSYIALIVMAIQSSPTKRLTLSEIYQFLQARFPFFRGSYQGWKNSVRHNLSLNECFIKLPKGLGRPGKGHYWTIDPGSEFMFEEGSFRRRPRGFRRKCQALKPMYRMMNGIGFGTSILPQSFDFQAPSASLACHSNGYNLDMMSNSMAGGYDGLSSGHHVPHMSPSPGSTYMASCPVPSNGEYGQDSSSSPVPSSPAMASALDGHSPYANSSAHWASSGGSPYIKQQPLSSNSPASSGLHSGMSPYSLEQSYLHQNGRDSHSSDISVGIPRYQSHSSVCDRKDFVLNFNGISSFHPSAGGSYYHHHHHHHPQSVCQDIKPCVM; this comes from the exons ATGACGACCGAGACCCCTCAGCAGCAGCTGGACCCTCCGCCTCCTCTGAGATCCAGCCCGGCGTCCGGAGTCCTGCACCCGGACATGCTGAGCTCACAAGCCGCCACAGAGAGTTCTTCCAGCATTAAAGGAAAGAAGACGACCTCCGGTTTAAGGCGACCGGAGAAGCCGCCGTACTCCTACATCGCTCTCATCGTTATGGCAATACAGAGCTCCCCCACCAAGAGACTGACACTCAGTGAGATCTACCAGTTCCTGCAGGCTCGCTTCCCATTCTTCAGGGGCTCATATCAGGGCTGGAAGAACTCGGTGCGGCATAATCTGTCCCTAAACGAGTGCTTCATCAAGCTGCCCAAAGGGCTGGGCAGGCCGGGGAAGGGCCACTACTGGACCATCGACCCAGGCAGCGAGTTCATGTTCGAGGAGGGCTCGTTTCGACGCAGACCCCGAGGCTTCAGAAGAAAATGTCAGGCTCTGAAGCCCATGTATCGGATGATGAACGGAATTGGCTTCGGAACCTCCATCCTCCCGCAGAGTTTTGACTTTCAAGCTCCATCCGCCTCTCTCGCCTGTCACAGCAACGGCTACAACTTGGACATGATGAGCAATTCAATGGCCGGGGGGTACGACGGGCTGAGCAGCGGCCACCACGTACCCCACATGTCCCCCAGCCCCGGATCCACGTACATGGCGAGCTGTCCCGTGCCGTCTAACGGAGAGTACGGAcaggacagcagcagcagccccgtGCCTTCCTCTCCGGCCATGGCCAGCGCGCTGGACGGACACTCCCCGTACGCCAATTCCTCCGCACACTGGGCGTCCTCCGGCGGGTCTCCCTACATCAAACAGCAGCCTCTCAGCTCCAACAGCCCCGCATCGTCCGGTTTACACTCCGGCATGTCGCCTTACTCCCTGGAGCAGAGCTACCTTCACCAGAACGGCAGGGACAGCCACAGCAGCGACATATCAG TGGGGATCCCGCGCTATCAGAGCCACTCCTCTGTGTGCGACAGGAAAGATTTTGTGTTAAACTTTAACGGCATCTCCTCCTTCCACCCTTCTGCTGGAGGATCCTATTaccaccatcaccaccaccaccacccccaGAGCGTCTGTCAGGACATCAAGCCCTGCGTGATGTGA